The Culex quinquefasciatus strain JHB chromosome 2, VPISU_Cqui_1.0_pri_paternal, whole genome shotgun sequence genome contains the following window.
AGGAAAGAACCAGAAACATTTAGAgaataacacacacacacacacacacacacacacacacacacacgtgatcGTAATATCTTGTCGCAAGTCGTTTTTTGTCGTTCCGagaagaacaaaaaacaaaaaaaagagcacgcaatgtaaacaactcTCCtacaaacatatgaaacacaatcgcTTAGAggaccctttaaaaaaactgtagaaTGATGTGTAAATGATTCGTAGAATGATGAGTAGAATGATTCGtttgtcaaaatcagctgtggtggtgcacgtggtaaacagctggtttttaccaacccgggagcatgttgacagctcccatacaaactgagcgtaccccgttttgtgggcccagtgggcctaagatggcggccttcgatattatctagccaaacttttgaaaatggcgaatagtttgaataaatatagtttttgctttgttttggtttaaaatgacaaaataagcattctggaacaattttcttgaaaaacttgtttagaaatacgccacgttcaaatattagccTAGAACAGTTCAAGTGAGCGTGCCGCAAAAGccgttacgaaaaaaaagtttcctatgcaaattttgagttgcgtatttgatggacggactccgacgaggcccactagccatctgtcggtgaatacgcgcaactcacgaaaactttcatcttagggtccggttgGTTTTTACAGGCGATTGATCTACTCGAAAATAGTATAAACAAAATCTAAGctttctaagcccgatctcacgcacactttgtttttgctggtgggtacaaattttaacctaaaaacccttcgtgttcaaatacgcaatacatacgcacgtagataactctatttcaCTCTTACACAACGATAACTGTCACCAGAGCAAGtgggatagactgtttgtttacattaatGGTTACGCCCGAGGGGGGTGTCACTCTCGCGTTGACCGAGCGATAAAGCTTCCTTTTCATACCTTTGCAGCGCTAACTTTTGCTTTTCCGCTTTAACGCGCGATAACCGCGTTAACTCGCTTTTTGCTTTACCTTTTCTTGCGTTCACGCATCagactgctcgatttttttgacagcgagaactgtcaacAGCAAATGACAGATCTCGTTGTCAAAtcattcgagcagtttgttttgctttttcttgaaaaataaaatctccTGCCAACTTTTCGTAAAGAAACAAAAGTTTAAACCAGAAAAGGAGCGGTGTACCAGGAAACATTTGCAGCTGCCTTCAAGGGTCATGTTTCAGAGACTTGAAACGGCCAACCTTGTTGGATGATGACTTTGGCAACAGGTTCAACCTGCAGAAACGGATCCCGGAGTTTGCATTGCGGAGATCAACATTGACGAAACGTTTAAAATCGTACCACCTGGCCCGACACCTGTAAAAGCCCGCTAATCTGAGCTGCAGCCGCTAACCAAACCGATCTTCGCAACCTGCTGTTGGTGAGTTTTGATCGTGAAGTGGCTTACTCGAGTTTTAACTCTAGTTATTTCAAACCTGTCCAACAGAACGGCGTGATTAAGCTTCTGGCGcgggcaacaacaacaaatcgcCGATAGAAACATGCAACGCGGCCAGCTCGACTGCAGCCGGTACAGAATAGAAGCCGCAGTTGTTCCAGAGACCGTCGCGGTTACAAATCAATAACTCGGCCACGTTGCTGAACCTGCTGATCGCGGCCAACAAGGAGTTAAGTCGTTCTTCCACTCGCTAAACAAAAGAAGAATCGAAGCCGTCGGGGAAGATCAAGAAGCAACTTTCGTTGGTCGAGGATCGTGAAGAAGGGGAGGAGGTGAAAAGTACACCGACGAGGGTTTCGTGTCATTTAGGTGGGTCATGCAAAATCCGGAAGGGACGCATCACGTCGATCTGGACAGCAAAGATTTGATGTGTTCTACGTGCAACGTAATAATGGACCATATGTGGAAGGAATCCATCGATAAACACCTGTTGGCCAAGTCACTCGTCAATCATAGTGCGGAATATGCCTTCAAGCGGGACAATTCCGTGCTCCGGGTCAACAAGTTCCACAAGTCCCACGCCAAGAAACGAAAAGTGGAGCAGGATGATCCTCCGGAAGACAATAAaccataaatttaaatatattatttgatttatttcataCTACTCGATCAACTCCAGATTGCCCTTCCAGAATGGATTTCATGAACTTTCCACGGTCAGCTTTTTGATCGACTCGTTGCAATCCTGCAGCTGGTCCCGAATCTCCAAACCGCGACGCATTCAGCCTCCTCCTGCCTCCCATTCTGCTAACTCTTCCTGGTTCGTTGAGCACCTCCTTCTTGTTCTTGTCACTGTGGAACAGCTGCTGAGGAACTTGAAATCTTGAACTTCCGGACCGACAGTCGCTGCTTATTACGGTTAGGTCGCGCTACACGTACGTTCGCGGATGAATTTTTTGGCAGGACCGGAAGGCATTCTGTATCCACGTCCACCTCTTCCTCGTCCAGCGTTTCAACGCTCTCGGAGTCCATTTCGAATCCGCCGCGCCCCCGGATTATGCTACGCTCATCGTCATTGCTGATCTTTAGCCGCATCAGCAGTTCCCTGGCCAAGGCGATGGTTCTCGAGCCCTTGAAGAAATTCGTTAGCTGCTTGGCGAACATTTCGGCGATACACTGGGGGGACGGTAACAATTAAAATCCTAAACTCGACCGCTCAAAAAATCTTGCCCTCGAAATCTTACCTTCTCCTTGAGTTTGCAGTCAGAAGATTTTCCGTCTTCCCTTCCATGTCGTCCACCCGTCCGTTCCCGTTCACCTCAACAAACCCTGTCGGCATATTCTTCGGCGACCGCATCTGCACCACAATACGAGACGATTTCACCTGCTCCGTGGGGACCACCAGCGTAGCGGCACAAACCAGCAGCGATTTCGTCACCGAGGGGGGAAAATAAAACTCGCAGAttgctttgtttatttttcctgAAACTGCaggaaaaataaaccaaaacaaataccgAGTTGCCAAACCCGATCAAAAACTACTCGACTTAAGACAGCAAGGTTGCAAGATCGATTCGGTTGGTTCAAAAGTCGAGCAGacgctggccgctttaactcgctttaacgcgcgttaacatgcgataacttgctttaaggtggcgttatgtgaaaactcggcacgatgagaagcgttgatgcttttcgagctcgtttttgtgcgttttagtgtgttatcgcggagtgacgtccccctcggttacgccattttaaaaaagttactaaGGAACTATTTAGGACACAGGGCCAGTATGCAGCTCGAAAAGGAAAGgagtcaaaaaacatttttacgaacagcagaacaacgaAGCGATTTTTTGGGGGGTTTTCTACAccatctctggcttgctttcgctgctgttgtagcccatttgaaatttcccTTGACTGGTTTCTTACCAAGTGCATACACTGCTTCAAGTGGTAGAAATCTCCCAGTTACGACGATCTAGCACAGTTCTAACAAAGCTGgaaattcttacagcattctagcagaaatgctccaccgttctagcagggttttagcagaaccagctctgctagaatatttcgtgactgggctggctggagcaacatttgaaaggggcgttACTACATTGCGGTCTTTCTCCCCATTTAAACACATGCACTGTCCGAATCGAAAATTTGCCACCATTTCAACATGCTTCTTGCATAGTTCTTGGGcagactggtcatgtgtaacataacctccATCGGttcatagtttttttgtttaaaggacctattcaaaaagacTCTAAATGTTAAACagtacaatttattaaaaattattacttttattgCATGAACTGTTTGATAAACTTGATAAACTGTTTATGTTGAATAAACACTGAAGTTACAATATAagcaaagtgtttctttgaaaaactcgcgctagttccgcacgagtttcgctgccatcttggaactgaaactctagtgccgcactcgatattttttcagtttcatgcgagttccacgcacactgacaaatgacgttcgattgaatcaaaactggcaccgacgagtgcggcacttaGTGCCGCACCGGCATTTTAAACGAACGTACTATTAATATTAAATCAAGtgaattctgccatttgactattctgccatttgactattctgccatttgactgttctgccattggactattctgccgtttgactattctgccattcaacTTTCCTGTGAATtatttattctgccatttgaaattctgccatttaactattctgccattcaacTCTTCTGCTAATTAATTATTCCGCCATTtgattattctgccatttggctgttctgccatttgactattctgccatttgactattctgccaactaactattctgccgtttaattttctgccatttaattttctgctatttatttttctgctgatcaactttctgccatttaattttctgctaattaattttctgccatttgattattctgccatttggctgttctgccatttaactattctgctttttaatttttctgccttttgatttttctgccttttgatttttcggCTCTTTGACTTATTCTGCCAATTTATTTTCTgccttttaattttctgctgatTGACCTTTTCCGCCATTtaatattctgccatttgacttaTTCTGCTATTTGTCCTTTCTGCCATATGATTTTCTGCCATTTGGCATTCTGCCATTCGGCATTCTGCCGATCGGTTTTCTGCCGATTGACCCGACCCCTACCGGGAGACCTTATTTAGAAACAGATCCTTGAGGGTGCTATTTAGTACCTAGTATCTAGGGGCAAATCTAGGGGCAGAACGACTCGAACGCTGCTGTTCTGACGTCATCCTccaatgcacagtgggaaaaaaggacccaaaaaattaccgcaacatgatttcgcgcaaaccatcgattgctatacaccaaaagcttcgtttttgcaccaggaacaataatccgatgaaaaatcgcactgcacgcaccggtggccggagtacaggccaccggaagatccggatttttggaaaaagtgtcagatttatccaattgtgaactgataagcTTTCTTCTACCATGAATAGGCATGCAAAACAATCCTAGATTAATATTAATTACCATaggacccatcggaaccggttccaccgatctccggtggccacatccggaaccgcaataggaaacagcgtaaactagtcatgcgacgtatcaaacttcttgattctGGATGGGGACATGAGTTATACACTCatcttttaaaaacatgaagtttgatatgtcgcaagagtggtttcaggaatttgccaaatatgatcttcggatgtggccaccggagaacctgggaaccggtcaccggaggCAAACATACATTTGAACGATATAAAGGAACAGTTGACCGATTTTCACGGTTTGTAGTCCATAAGATCCTCCTCAATCAGGGTGATATAATCAGGGTCGTCATTTCGAACCTGATCGATAATGCCGATGTTGGTGCTCCGTTTGCTATTTCATTTTTGGCGGGTCACTTCCGGCGGTGCTTCTTTGAGCGCGCCTGAGTAACTTGAGTGCGATTCGTAACTCCTCTCGAACGGGCTTTTGTTCAAATATCTGAAGTGTTGTTTATTAAAAACTGCAaagcaaaatcgatttttttaaactcaccAACTGCTATTTCTTAAGTTATTGCGCTTGTGCAGTATTTCCGCGCTCCGATTCCTTCTGCTTGTGCTCTTCCTTGTAGGAATCAGCCAGAAC
Protein-coding sequences here:
- the LOC119767377 gene encoding uncharacterized protein LOC119767377; amino-acid sequence: MFAKQLTNFFKGSRTIALARELLMRLKISNDDERSIIRGRGGFEMDSESVETLDEEEVDVDTECLPVLPKNSSANVRVARPNRNKQRLSVRKFKISSSSAAVPQ